The proteins below are encoded in one region of Blochmannia endosymbiont of Camponotus (Colobopsis) obliquus:
- the mutM gene encoding bifunctional DNA-formamidopyrimidine glycosylase/DNA-(apurinic or apyrimidinic site) lyase produces the protein MPELPEVEITYKGIYPWIVGHYINKILVRTMYLRVQVSDEICMLRNEYVINVYRRAKYLLFKLNYGWIIGHLGMTGRLKVLKTWQNPEKHDHLDFLISNKCIIRYTDSRRFGFWIWKNDIYVTNLLITLGIEPLSSEFNGHWLFNKSRDRHKLIKLWLMDAKIIAGIGNIYANESLFIAGILPYRLVSSLDEEEAIKLANSIKLVLSSAIRYGGTTFRDFLQSNGYPGYFIKKIQVYGRKSKPCLRCGNYIQYKMYGGRGTFFCLKCQS, from the coding sequence TTGCCTGAATTACCAGAAGTAGAAATTACATACAAGGGTATCTATCCATGGATAGTAGGGCATTATATTAATAAAATATTAGTGCGTACAATGTATTTACGGGTACAAGTGTCTGATGAAATTTGTATGTTAAGAAATGAATATGTAATTAATGTATATCGTAGGGCAAAGTATTTGTTGTTTAAATTAAATTATGGTTGGATTATTGGTCATTTAGGTATGACTGGTAGATTAAAGGTATTAAAAACTTGGCAAAATCCAGAAAAGCATGATCATTTAGATTTTTTGATAAGTAATAAATGTATTATTCGTTATACAGATTCTCGAAGATTTGGGTTTTGGATTTGGAAAAATGATATATATGTTACTAATTTGTTAATTACTTTAGGTATAGAGCCTTTGAGTAGTGAATTTAATGGTCATTGGCTATTTAATAAATCTAGAGATAGACATAAATTAATAAAATTGTGGTTAATGGATGCTAAAATAATAGCTGGTATTGGTAATATTTATGCTAATGAATCATTATTTATTGCAGGAATTTTACCTTATCGTTTGGTGTCATCGCTAGATGAAGAGGAAGCAATTAAATTAGCGAATAGTATTAAGTTAGTGTTGTCTAGTGCTATAAGATATGGAGGAACAACTTTTCGTGATTTTTTACAATCAAATGGTTATCCGGGGTATTTTATAAAAAAAATACAAGTATATGGAAGGAAAAGTAAACCTTGTTTAAGATGCGGTAATTATATACAGTATAAAATGTATGGTGGGAGAGGTACCTTTTTTTGTTTAAAATGCCAATCGTAA
- the rpmG gene encoding 50S ribosomal protein L33, translated as MSRGKMRENIYLFSSASTGHFYTSSKNKRKKSEKIELRKFDPIVRKYVLYREKKMK; from the coding sequence ATGAGTAGGGGAAAAATGCGAGAAAATATTTATTTATTTTCCTCTGCTAGTACAGGACATTTTTATACTAGTAGTAAAAATAAACGTAAAAAATCTGAAAAAATAGAATTAAGAAAATTTGATCCTATTGTGCGTAAATATGTATTATATAGGGAAAAAAAGATGAAGTAA
- the gmk gene encoding guanylate kinase yields the protein MNKGILYIISAPSGTGKSTLINSLIQKNTSFLNIHMSISYTTRNIRPGEINGKHYYFIPISNFKKMIEKKVFLEYTQTFNHYYGSSKQSIESALNNGINLILNIDWKGAQQIRNTSIKTCSIFLLPPSKKELERRLRNRNLDNEKMIIKRIKYAMDEVKHLEEYDYLIINDNFNSALNNLKHIICAEKLKILHKKPIIINKLIN from the coding sequence ATGAACAAAGGTATTCTATATATAATTTCTGCTCCAAGCGGCACAGGAAAATCTACTTTAATAAACTCACTAATCCAAAAAAATACATCATTCTTAAATATCCATATGTCAATATCTTACACAACCCGTAACATAAGACCAGGAGAAATAAATGGAAAACATTACTATTTTATCCCAATATCAAATTTTAAAAAAATGATTGAAAAAAAAGTTTTTTTAGAATATACACAAACATTCAACCACTACTATGGTAGTTCCAAACAATCTATTGAATCCGCTTTAAACAATGGAATAAATTTAATATTAAATATTGACTGGAAAGGAGCGCAACAAATTCGCAATACATCGATAAAAACATGCAGTATTTTTCTGTTACCACCTTCAAAAAAAGAACTAGAACGTAGATTACGTAATAGAAATCTAGATAATGAAAAAATGATAATCAAAAGAATTAAATATGCCATGGACGAAGTAAAACACTTAGAAGAATATGATTATTTAATTATTAACGATAATTTTAATTCTGCACTAAATAACTTAAAACACATAATATGTGCTGAAAAACTAAAAATTCTACATAAAAAACCTATAATAATCAATAAACTTATTAACTAA
- the dut gene encoding dUTP diphosphatase translates to MKKKINIKILDKRIGEHFTFPHYATTGSAGLDLCACLNKPLIMSPKITYLISSGLAIYINDSKLAAMILPRSGLGHKHGIVLGNTIGLIDSDYQGPIMISLWNRNTKKYTINPGERIAQLIFIPIKQIKLNLVTNFKKNQRGEGKFGHSGKF, encoded by the coding sequence ATGAAAAAAAAAATAAATATAAAAATACTCGATAAACGCATAGGAGAACACTTCACATTCCCACATTATGCTACCACTGGATCTGCTGGTCTAGATTTGTGCGCATGTCTGAACAAACCATTAATAATGTCCCCAAAAATAACTTATTTAATTTCAAGCGGATTAGCAATATATATCAACGATTCAAAATTAGCAGCAATGATTCTGCCAAGATCAGGATTAGGACATAAACACGGTATTGTATTAGGGAATACTATAGGATTAATTGATTCAGATTACCAAGGTCCTATAATGATATCCCTATGGAATAGAAATACGAAAAAATATACAATAAATCCCGGAGAAAGAATAGCTCAATTAATCTTTATCCCAATCAAACAAATAAAACTTAATTTAGTAACCAACTTTAAAAAAAATCAACGAGGTGAAGGAAAATTTGGTCACTCCGGAAAATTTTAA
- the dsbA gene encoding thiol:disulfide interchange protein DsbA, producing MMKRKILSFILGVIWSSSIFSMIIHEGQQYTKLNRPVDNAPQILEFFSFYCPHCYQFEEVYHIFSSIKKFLPDNIKIVRYHVDFLGQIGQQLTHAWAMAIVLGIEDKVNQLMFEALHRERSIKSVEDIRTVFLKSGVSSKEFDLFWNSCSVQNLILTQQQAASDFQLRGVPSIFINGKYMIKHDALDTSSIDIYIKQFIELIGLLIAQ from the coding sequence ATGATGAAAAGAAAAATATTATCATTTATCTTAGGTGTTATTTGGTCATCTAGTATATTTTCAATGATTATACATGAGGGACAACAATATACAAAACTTAATAGACCGGTTGATAATGCACCTCAAATATTAGAGTTTTTTTCTTTTTATTGTCCTCATTGTTATCAGTTTGAAGAAGTTTATCATATATTTAGTAGTATAAAAAAATTTTTACCAGATAATATTAAAATTGTTAGATACCATGTAGATTTTTTAGGTCAAATAGGTCAGCAATTGACTCATGCGTGGGCAATGGCTATAGTATTAGGAATAGAAGATAAAGTTAATCAATTAATGTTTGAAGCTTTACATAGAGAACGATCTATTAAGTCTGTTGAGGATATACGTACTGTTTTTTTAAAATCTGGTGTAAGTTCTAAAGAGTTTGATTTATTTTGGAATAGTTGTTCAGTACAAAATTTAATATTAACACAACAACAGGCAGCGTCTGATTTTCAATTGCGTGGTGTACCATCAATATTTATTAATGGTAAGTATATGATAAAACATGATGCTTTGGATACTTCATCAATAGATATATATATTAAACAATTTATTGAATTAATTGGCTTATTGATCGCGCAGTAG
- a CDS encoding MarR family winged helix-turn-helix transcriptional regulator, which translates to MNQSTDISSIVESLSRIYHHLRKEINNQLINEGLSISKMKILHLITSDKTSATDIKNYMGFSSRTIVTVLDILEKEKMLKRQQSQTDRRIKYVNITEKGREKLQIAEKIHKNILNKIFESLSQQQLQNFSEIFNILETQKK; encoded by the coding sequence ATGAATCAATCTACAGATATTTCCAGCATAGTGGAATCTTTATCACGTATTTATCATCACTTAAGAAAAGAAATTAATAACCAACTAATAAACGAAGGTCTATCAATATCAAAAATGAAAATTTTACATCTTATAACTTCTGATAAAACTAGTGCAACAGACATTAAAAATTACATGGGATTTTCATCACGTACAATAGTTACTGTACTTGATATATTAGAAAAAGAAAAAATGTTGAAAAGACAACAAAGCCAAACTGACCGTCGTATTAAATATGTTAATATTACAGAAAAAGGACGCGAAAAACTACAAATTGCTGAAAAAATTCACAAAAACATATTAAACAAAATATTTGAATCTTTATCACAACAACAACTACAAAACTTCAGTGAAATATTTAATATTCTTGAAACTCAAAAGAAATGA
- a CDS encoding YicC/YloC family endoribonuclease — protein sequence MVYSMTAFTKKQINNTWGSAVWEIRSVNQRYLNINIHLPEEFYELKNTIHNNIKKYITRGKIDCILQLNINHCDNDTLEINNKLLSNIINLAKKINKNNEREIDPFKLLSWPGILVKQKNNSNNIQSELLECFNVTINDFIQIRAKEGFAIKDMITKRLFTIKTKLINIQQEIPKILIEKRKQLLKKIENIQINFDTNKLEQELFYFIQRIDIAEEIDRLNFYIQETQNILSKHKPIGRKLEFLIQELNREINTLVSKSNSTTITMTAIEIKVLIEQIREQIQNIE from the coding sequence ATGGTATATAGTATGACTGCTTTTACAAAGAAACAAATAAATAACACATGGGGGTCTGCCGTTTGGGAAATACGTTCCGTTAATCAACGTTATTTAAATATTAATATTCACCTGCCAGAAGAATTTTATGAATTAAAAAATACTATCCATAACAATATAAAAAAATATATAACCCGTGGAAAAATTGATTGCATATTACAACTCAATATTAACCATTGCGACAATGATACACTAGAGATAAATAACAAATTACTTAGCAATATTATTAATTTAGCAAAAAAAATAAACAAAAACAACGAAAGAGAAATAGATCCTTTCAAACTTCTGTCTTGGCCAGGAATATTAGTGAAACAAAAAAATAACTCAAATAACATTCAATCAGAATTGCTTGAATGTTTCAATGTAACAATAAATGATTTTATACAAATCAGAGCCAAAGAAGGATTTGCAATCAAAGATATGATTACAAAAAGATTATTTACCATAAAAACAAAATTAATTAATATACAACAAGAAATACCTAAGATACTCATTGAAAAACGTAAACAACTATTAAAAAAAATTGAAAATATACAAATTAATTTTGATACAAATAAATTAGAACAAGAACTATTTTATTTTATTCAAAGAATTGATATTGCAGAAGAAATTGACCGATTAAACTTTTATATACAAGAAACACAAAACATTTTATCTAAACATAAACCTATAGGACGTAAATTAGAATTTTTAATACAGGAACTAAATAGGGAAATAAATACTTTAGTATCAAAATCAAACAGCACTACTATTACAATGACAGCAATAGAAATAAAAGTATTAATTGAACAAATACGTGAACAGATTCAAAATATAGAATAA
- the polA gene encoding DNA polymerase I, which translates to MFNNEKLLIIIDGSSYLYRAYHAYPALTNTNREPTWVIYGVLNMLKKVLVSYKPNYMVVVFDSYGQTFRKLLFEKYKIHRPSMPIDLCLQVQPLCKLITAMGIPLISIPNVEGDDIIGTLALFFANLGRDVVISSNDKDMAQLVSTRINLVNFSSNILLNSEAVRLKFGVYPKFIVDYLSLVGDLSDNIPGVPTIGKKTACTLLHIFGSLEMIYRRLNMISSLSLRGAKSIAINLKNHQEMAFLSYKLASIKTDISVGINHYRQLSLFKPNIEILISLFQRYEFNRWLKDIQNNKWLVGCKNAITSPLFVPNIAVISSLNKDQQLLSKNKCQIIYNMRLFNQLIIDIRSTKFFSFDIKIDNADILTANLVGMCLSVNLGEVAYLPILDNYTNINNNVYELDRIQIFKSLQSIFEDPSISKIGQDLKIDCSILKRYNINLYVKIFDIIVEMYLLYNFSSINGLVNVVDQNLIKDILYFKKNFKEKKYSKILLSSVLSEEEYLALAQRADVILQIHCKLWPKIAQELSLKKIFKEIEMPLIPVLSRMECTGVLIDKDILDIYSLELMTRISKLELTAHSLVNESFNLSSTKQLQKILYDKQKIPVLRKTPKGHPSTNEEVLSELSSRYPISKIVLEYRNLVKLRSTYTKKLPLMIHQQSKRIHTSYNQTMTVTGRLASSNPNLQNIPVRSDDGRRIRQSFIAPTNFLIVSIDYSQIELRIMAHLSKDKVLTDIFLSDQDVHCITASEIFATPLEKVTVKQRRYAKTINFGLLYGMTAFGLAKQLSVTCVQAQYYIDLYFKRYSGVKEYMQYICTQANLNGYVTTIEGRKLYISNIYSGNDKYKKNAGRKAINAPMQGTAADIIKRAMIAVDSWVQKELLPIRMIMQIHDELVFEIRCDVMEHAVIYIKNLMETCFLLSVPLRVKVSIGKNWGQLH; encoded by the coding sequence ATGTTTAATAATGAAAAATTATTGATTATTATAGATGGATCATCGTATCTTTATCGAGCTTACCATGCTTATCCTGCTTTAACCAATACTAATAGAGAACCAACATGGGTTATATATGGTGTATTGAATATGTTAAAAAAAGTATTGGTTTCATATAAGCCAAACTATATGGTGGTAGTATTTGACAGTTATGGACAAACTTTTCGTAAATTATTATTTGAAAAATATAAAATTCACAGACCTAGTATGCCAATAGATTTATGTCTTCAAGTTCAACCATTATGTAAATTAATTACAGCCATGGGTATACCATTGATCAGTATTCCTAATGTAGAAGGTGATGATATTATAGGTACTTTAGCATTATTTTTTGCCAATCTTGGAAGAGATGTAGTAATTAGTAGTAATGATAAAGATATGGCTCAATTGGTTTCAACTAGAATTAATTTAGTTAATTTTTCATCAAATATTCTCTTAAATTCAGAAGCCGTACGATTAAAATTTGGTGTGTATCCTAAATTTATTGTAGATTATTTATCTTTAGTAGGGGATCTGTCGGATAATATCCCTGGTGTACCTACTATAGGTAAAAAAACGGCTTGTACTCTATTACATATTTTTGGTAGTTTAGAAATGATATACCGTCGTTTAAATATGATATCTAGTTTATCATTGCGTGGTGCTAAAAGTATAGCAATTAATTTAAAGAATCATCAGGAAATGGCGTTTCTTTCATACAAATTAGCATCTATTAAAACTGATATTTCGGTGGGCATTAATCATTATCGTCAATTATCGTTATTTAAACCTAATATAGAAATTTTAATATCATTGTTTCAACGTTATGAATTTAATCGTTGGTTGAAGGATATTCAAAATAATAAATGGTTGGTTGGATGTAAAAATGCTATTACATCACCTTTATTTGTACCGAATATTGCTGTTATAAGTTCTTTAAATAAAGATCAACAGTTATTATCTAAGAACAAGTGTCAAATAATTTATAATATGCGATTATTTAATCAGTTAATTATTGATATTCGTAGTACAAAGTTTTTTTCATTTGATATTAAAATAGATAATGCAGATATTTTAACAGCTAATTTGGTAGGAATGTGTTTATCAGTAAATTTAGGAGAAGTCGCGTATTTACCTATATTAGATAATTATACTAATATTAATAATAATGTATATGAATTGGATCGTATACAAATTTTTAAGTCGTTGCAGTCTATATTTGAAGATCCTAGTATAAGTAAAATTGGTCAGGATTTAAAAATTGATTGTAGTATATTAAAACGATATAATATCAATTTATATGTTAAGATTTTTGATATTATAGTTGAGATGTATTTATTATATAATTTTTCTAGTATTAATGGTTTAGTAAATGTTGTTGATCAAAATTTAATTAAAGATATTCTTTATTTTAAGAAAAATTTTAAAGAAAAAAAATATAGTAAAATATTGTTAAGTAGTGTTCTCAGTGAAGAAGAATATTTAGCTTTGGCTCAGAGAGCTGATGTAATATTACAAATTCATTGTAAATTGTGGCCTAAAATTGCACAAGAGTTAAGTTTAAAAAAAATATTTAAAGAAATAGAGATGCCTTTAATTCCTGTGTTATCACGCATGGAATGTACTGGTGTTTTAATCGATAAAGATATTCTTGATATTTATTCTTTAGAATTAATGACTCGTATTTCTAAATTAGAACTTACAGCTCATTCATTAGTTAATGAGTCATTTAATTTATCGTCTACAAAGCAGTTGCAAAAAATTTTATATGATAAACAAAAAATACCAGTTTTAAGAAAAACTCCTAAAGGTCATCCATCCACTAATGAGGAAGTTTTGAGTGAATTATCTTCAAGATATCCGATATCTAAAATTGTTTTAGAATATCGTAATTTAGTAAAATTAAGATCTACTTATACTAAAAAATTACCGTTAATGATTCATCAACAGTCTAAACGTATACATACTTCTTATAATCAAACAATGACAGTTACTGGACGACTTGCATCAAGTAATCCTAATTTACAAAATATTCCAGTTCGAAGCGATGATGGACGGCGTATTCGTCAATCATTTATTGCTCCTACTAATTTTTTGATAGTATCAATTGATTATTCTCAAATTGAATTACGTATTATGGCTCATTTGTCTAAAGATAAAGTATTAACAGATATTTTTCTTTCTGATCAGGATGTGCATTGTATTACTGCATCGGAAATATTTGCTACTCCTTTAGAAAAAGTTACTGTAAAGCAACGTCGTTATGCGAAAACAATAAATTTTGGTTTATTGTATGGAATGACTGCTTTTGGTTTAGCAAAGCAATTATCTGTAACATGTGTTCAAGCCCAATATTATATTGATCTTTATTTTAAACGTTATTCTGGTGTAAAAGAATATATGCAATATATCTGTACTCAAGCTAATCTTAATGGGTATGTTACTACTATAGAAGGAAGAAAATTATATATTTCAAATATTTATTCAGGAAATGATAAATATAAGAAAAATGCTGGAAGAAAAGCTATTAATGCTCCTATGCAGGGTACAGCAGCTGATATTATTAAAAGGGCTATGATTGCTGTTGATAGCTGGGTGCAAAAAGAATTATTACCTATACGTATGATTATGCAAATACATGATGAATTGGTATTTGAAATACGGTGTGATGTGATGGAGCATGCTGTTATTTATATTAAAAATCTTATGGAGACGTGTTTTTTGTTAAGTGTTCCATTAAGAGTTAAAGTTAGTATTGGAAAGAATTGGGGTCAGTTGCATTAA
- the rpmB gene encoding 50S ribosomal protein L28, with translation MPRFCQITGKHVMKGNRRSHAMNATKRCFLPNLHYHRFWVMSAKRFIVLRVSAKGMRMIDKKGIEVFLRKLHSTSSRLVHYE, from the coding sequence ATGCCAAGATTTTGTCAAATTACTGGCAAGCATGTAATGAAAGGTAATAGACGGTCACATGCAATGAATGCAACTAAACGTTGTTTTTTACCCAATTTACATTATCATCGTTTTTGGGTTATGAGTGCAAAACGTTTTATAGTTTTACGTGTATCTGCTAAAGGTATGCGCATGATAGATAAAAAAGGAATTGAAGTGTTTTTACGAAAATTACACAGCACATCAAGTCGGTTGGTACATTATGAATGA
- a CDS encoding glycosyltransferase family 2 protein, producing MLRKSLSIVIITYNVATMLPDCLSSVNWADEIIILDNNSQDQTCSIAKQAGAKIFKTKKWLGFGKQRQMAQTYANGDYIFALDADERISYKLKQEIIEILHNPKFNTVYSCIRYNFFINKFMHYGGWYPDRKIRLYPKNFSFNSMNVHEKLNSKNAEIKKLKGKLIHIACPYLPTFQFKQLKYAETWAIEQFKKTTHCNIITIIIHTFSSFFKTWILKKSFLDGKYGWLLAIINAQYTFNKYSILWSLKRKNKNN from the coding sequence ATTTTGAGAAAAAGTTTATCAATCGTAATTATTACATATAATGTTGCCACTATGTTACCTGATTGTTTATCTTCAGTAAATTGGGCTGACGAAATAATAATATTAGATAATAATAGTCAAGATCAAACATGTTCTATAGCTAAACAAGCCGGGGCAAAAATATTTAAAACTAAAAAATGGTTAGGTTTTGGTAAACAACGACAAATGGCACAAACATATGCTAATGGGGATTATATTTTTGCTTTAGATGCTGACGAGCGCATATCATACAAATTAAAACAGGAAATCATAGAAATATTACACAACCCAAAATTTAATACCGTATATAGTTGCATAAGATACAATTTTTTTATCAATAAATTTATGCATTATGGAGGATGGTATCCAGATAGAAAAATACGCTTATATCCAAAAAATTTTTCTTTTAATTCAATGAATGTGCATGAAAAACTAAACAGCAAAAATGCCGAAATAAAAAAACTAAAAGGAAAATTAATACATATTGCCTGTCCTTATTTACCAACTTTTCAATTCAAACAATTAAAATATGCAGAAACTTGGGCTATTGAACAATTTAAAAAAACAACACATTGTAATATAATAACTATCATTATTCATACTTTTAGTAGCTTCTTTAAGACATGGATTTTAAAAAAAAGTTTTTTAGATGGTAAATACGGTTGGCTACTCGCAATAATTAACGCACAATATACTTTTAATAAATATTCTATACTTTGGTCACTTAAAAGGAAAAATAAAAATAATTAA
- the waaA gene encoding lipid IV(A) 3-deoxy-D-manno-octulosonic acid transferase: MLLYNILVYLIQPLIWIRLLWRSRHIPAYRHHLSERYGFYKQKINAGGIILHSVSIGETLAAIPLIHSLQKLHPYIPITVTSMTPTGIEQTKLAFGNKVFYGYLPYDLPGAINRFINHINPILVITIETELWPNLIKSLYRKGIPFIIANARLSLRSAKNYQKIKNFMAHIMQHITLIAAQYEDDGARFISLGLKTNQLAIIGNLKFEISVSTHITKQAKKLRKLWNNQRPIWIAASTHYGEEKILLKTHHNLLQSFPNLLMILAPRHPERFSIVQQMIKKSGFNYILQSSGNIPSSTTQIVINDTMGKLMLLYGIVDVAFIGGSLIKHGGHNPLEAAAHGIPIIMGPYTFNFQQICIKLKQEQGLITITDSISLTLEIFKLLNNKHHRLFHGNRANKFLYKNQGALKRLLCLIEPYLNLNKNQ, translated from the coding sequence ATGTTGCTATATAATATACTTGTTTACCTAATACAACCTTTAATCTGGATACGATTGTTATGGCGTAGTAGACACATTCCAGCCTACCGTCATCACTTATCTGAACGTTATGGATTCTATAAACAAAAAATTAACGCTGGAGGTATCATCTTACACTCTGTATCAATAGGAGAAACATTAGCAGCCATCCCATTAATTCATTCATTACAAAAACTACATCCATACATCCCTATCACCGTAACATCAATGACACCTACAGGAATAGAACAAACAAAACTAGCATTTGGAAATAAAGTATTTTATGGATACTTACCATATGATTTGCCTGGAGCTATAAACAGATTTATAAATCATATAAATCCTATACTAGTTATTACTATAGAAACAGAACTATGGCCTAATCTTATTAAATCCTTATATCGCAAAGGCATTCCATTTATAATAGCCAACGCTCGACTATCACTTCGCTCAGCGAAAAATTACCAAAAAATAAAAAATTTCATGGCACATATAATGCAACACATAACTTTAATAGCTGCACAATATGAAGACGATGGAGCGAGATTTATAAGTCTAGGACTAAAAACAAACCAATTAGCAATAATTGGTAATTTAAAATTCGAAATTTCTGTAAGCACACATATAACGAAACAAGCTAAAAAATTACGTAAACTCTGGAACAACCAACGTCCAATATGGATAGCCGCTAGCACTCATTATGGAGAAGAAAAAATCCTTCTTAAAACACATCACAACTTATTACAAAGTTTCCCTAATTTATTAATGATTTTAGCACCAAGACATCCAGAACGTTTTTCAATAGTTCAACAAATGATAAAAAAATCTGGATTTAATTATATATTACAAAGTAGCGGTAATATCCCATCTAGTACAACACAAATTGTTATTAATGATACAATGGGAAAATTAATGTTATTATATGGAATAGTAGATGTAGCTTTTATTGGAGGTAGCCTAATAAAACATGGAGGACATAATCCGTTAGAAGCCGCAGCACATGGCATACCAATAATAATGGGTCCATATACTTTTAACTTTCAACAAATTTGCATAAAACTTAAACAAGAACAAGGATTAATCACTATTACCGATAGTATATCATTAACATTAGAAATTTTTAAATTATTAAACAATAAACATCACAGATTATTTCACGGAAATCGTGCAAACAAATTTTTATACAAAAACCAGGGTGCCTTAAAAAGACTATTATGCTTAATAGAACCTTATCTAAATTTAAATAAAAACCAGTAA